A window of Campylobacter lari subsp. lari contains these coding sequences:
- a CDS encoding RsmD family RNA methyltransferase, producing the protein MHKTQEYQSVKDFLKNYKEDKKTSSKKQAQKIYTTIESGIYKGKKILLPSLNTTRSTKSIVKSCVFNVLRFSLQDKIFIEAFGGSALMALEARSNGCLKSYAIEKDKKAYEIALKNASNIDQSTICFNDDTFKKTPQIIQNSKEDIILYLDPPFDIREGFFDIYEKTLNLIKNLPNSNVKIIIIEHHSTFKTPIKIQNYEKTKEKKFGSTSLSFYTLT; encoded by the coding sequence ATGCATAAAACACAAGAATATCAAAGCGTAAAGGATTTTTTAAAAAATTACAAAGAAGATAAAAAAACAAGCTCAAAAAAACAAGCTCAAAAAATTTACACCACCATAGAGAGTGGAATCTATAAAGGTAAAAAAATTTTACTTCCTAGCTTAAATACCACAAGAAGCACCAAAAGTATAGTAAAATCTTGTGTTTTTAATGTTTTGCGTTTTTCTTTGCAGGATAAAATTTTCATAGAGGCCTTTGGAGGAAGTGCTTTAATGGCTTTAGAGGCAAGAAGTAACGGCTGCTTAAAAAGTTATGCCATAGAAAAAGATAAAAAAGCTTATGAAATCGCTTTAAAAAATGCTTCCAATATTGATCAAAGCACTATTTGCTTTAATGATGATACTTTTAAAAAAACCCCTCAAATTATTCAAAATTCTAAAGAAGATATTATTTTGTATCTTGATCCGCCCTTTGATATTAGAGAAGGTTTTTTTGATATTTATGAAAAGACTTTGAATTTGATAAAAAATTTACCAAATTCTAATGTAAAAATCATCATCATAGAACATCACAGCACTTTTAAAACTCCAATTAAAATTCAAAATTATGAAAAAACAAAAGAAAAGAAATTTGGCTCAACTAGCTTAAGTTTTTACACTCTTACATAA
- the truD gene encoding tRNA pseudouridine(13) synthase TruD, with the protein MNTMEKNIIFKPLYALKHSPINVYFSKNSNDFVVREKPLYEFSGKGEHLILHIQKKDLSTSEALRILSEQSGVKMRDFGYCGLKDKQGLTTQYISMPKKFEENLKNFKHEKMKILESFVHDNKLRIGHLKGNSFFIRLKKVLKVDALKIEQAFKNIQEQGFANYFGYQRFGKFQDNFSQGLEILKGKNIKNKKMQEFLISAFQSELFNKYLSKRVEISHFINDFSEKEISQIYALDKEEIKSLKNQKQFFKLLKGEVLGHYPFGKCFLCEDLINEVERFNQKDISAMGLLLGERAYESKNDTFARKIEDEIFSNFYEYKTKMQGSRRFLWSYMQDCKCFYDEEKAHFTLEFFLQKGSYATVILEEILHTDIFEQNHNI; encoded by the coding sequence ATAAATACTATGGAAAAGAACATCATTTTTAAACCACTTTATGCTTTAAAACATAGTCCAATAAATGTGTATTTTTCAAAAAATAGCAATGATTTTGTCGTTAGAGAAAAACCTTTGTATGAATTTAGTGGCAAGGGGGAGCATTTAATTTTACATATACAAAAAAAAGATCTTAGTACAAGTGAGGCTTTGAGAATTTTAAGTGAGCAAAGCGGTGTGAAAATGAGAGATTTTGGATATTGTGGATTAAAAGACAAGCAAGGTTTAACTACTCAATACATCTCAATGCCTAAAAAATTTGAAGAGAATTTAAAAAATTTCAAGCATGAAAAAATGAAAATTTTAGAAAGTTTTGTTCATGATAATAAGCTTAGAATAGGGCATTTAAAAGGAAATTCATTTTTTATAAGATTAAAAAAAGTTTTAAAAGTAGATGCTTTAAAGATAGAGCAAGCCTTTAAAAATATCCAAGAGCAAGGTTTTGCAAATTATTTTGGATATCAGCGTTTTGGTAAATTTCAAGATAATTTTTCACAAGGATTAGAAATTTTAAAGGGCAAAAATATAAAAAATAAAAAAATGCAAGAATTTTTAATCTCTGCTTTTCAAAGTGAGCTTTTTAATAAATACTTGAGTAAAAGAGTGGAAATTTCACATTTTATTAATGATTTTAGCGAAAAAGAGATAAGCCAAATTTATGCTCTTGATAAAGAAGAAATCAAAAGTTTGAAAAATCAAAAGCAGTTTTTTAAACTTTTAAAAGGTGAAGTTTTAGGGCATTATCCTTTTGGAAAATGTTTTTTGTGTGAAGATTTAATAAATGAAGTAGAAAGATTTAATCAAAAAGATATTAGTGCTATGGGACTTTTGCTTGGCGAAAGGGCATATGAGAGTAAAAATGATACTTTTGCTAGAAAAATAGAAGATGAAATTTTTAGTAATTTTTATGAGTATAAAACTAAAATGCAAGGCTCAAGAAGATTTTTATGGTCATATATGCAAGATTGTAAATGTTTTTATGATGAAGAAAAAGCACATTTTACTTTGGAATTTTTCTTACAAAAAGGCTCATATGCCACAGTGATCTTAGAAGAAATTTTACATACAGATATCTTTGAACAAAACCATAATATATAA
- the fldA gene encoding flavodoxin FldA yields MSIAVIYGSSMGNTEGAANIIAQKLGISDVLNIADINAEKINSYDKLICGTSTWGSGDFQDDWDGFDFSALNLSGKTVAVFGMGDSESYSDTYCSAMGKLAQALKAAGANLVGAVSTGGYTFESSEAVEGDKFVGLALDNDNHEDLTESRIDAWLEQIKPHFS; encoded by the coding sequence ATGTCAATAGCAGTAATTTATGGTAGTTCAATGGGTAATACCGAAGGTGCGGCAAACATAATCGCTCAAAAATTAGGAATTTCAGATGTATTAAATATCGCAGATATTAATGCAGAAAAAATTAATTCTTATGATAAATTAATTTGCGGAACTTCTACTTGGGGAAGTGGTGATTTCCAAGATGATTGGGATGGTTTTGATTTTTCAGCTTTAAATCTTAGTGGTAAAACTGTTGCGGTTTTTGGTATGGGAGATAGTGAAAGCTATTCAGATACATATTGCAGTGCTATGGGAAAACTTGCTCAGGCCTTAAAAGCAGCAGGAGCAAATTTGGTAGGTGCTGTTTCTACAGGTGGTTATACTTTTGAATCAAGTGAAGCCGTAGAAGGTGATAAGTTTGTAGGACTAGCATTAGATAATGATAATCATGAGGATTTAACAGAAAGTAGAATTGATGCTTGGTTAGAGCAAATTAAACCTCATTTTTCTTAG
- a CDS encoding flagellar basal body P-ring protein FlgI — protein sequence MRIFLLCLALSLSVFAATIKELTNVVGVRDNQLIGYGLVVGLNGSGDGTSSEFTLQSISNMLQGMNVKVSPGDIKSKNTAAVMVTAKLPAFARSGDKLDVSVASLGDAKSLQGGTLLMTALKGVDGEIYAVAQGSLAIGGLSPRPGAAGTHSTSANVINGAVVEREIPQNFSQSEDLILSLKEADFKTANNIERVLNTIFDTDIAKALDSRTIKLTKPEEFSHVEFMARVLEQDIAYTPESKVIIDERTGTIVAGVNIEVEPILITHKDITIKIDPNNTVALGQNEIDMKDGGILDPVSNTLKITNNKTTVANIARMLNKLGAAPNDIIAIMQNLKRAGAISAELEVI from the coding sequence ATGAGAATATTTTTACTTTGCTTAGCATTAAGCTTAAGTGTTTTTGCAGCTACCATTAAAGAACTTACCAATGTAGTAGGCGTTAGAGATAACCAACTTATAGGATATGGTTTGGTTGTTGGATTAAATGGAAGTGGTGATGGAACAAGTAGTGAATTTACCCTACAATCAATCTCAAACATGCTTCAAGGTATGAATGTAAAAGTTAGCCCAGGTGATATAAAATCAAAAAATACAGCAGCAGTAATGGTTACAGCAAAACTTCCTGCTTTTGCAAGAAGTGGGGATAAACTTGATGTGAGTGTAGCTTCTTTAGGTGATGCAAAATCTTTACAAGGTGGAACCTTACTTATGACAGCCCTAAAAGGAGTTGATGGAGAAATTTATGCTGTGGCTCAAGGCTCTTTAGCTATAGGTGGACTTAGCCCAAGACCGGGTGCAGCAGGAACACACTCAACTTCAGCAAATGTTATTAATGGTGCGGTAGTAGAAAGAGAAATTCCACAAAATTTTAGTCAAAGCGAAGATTTGATTTTAAGCTTAAAAGAAGCAGATTTTAAAACAGCTAATAATATAGAAAGAGTTTTAAATACTATTTTTGATACAGATATAGCAAAAGCTTTAGATTCTAGAACTATAAAATTAACAAAACCTGAAGAATTTTCTCATGTTGAATTTATGGCAAGAGTTTTAGAACAAGATATAGCTTATACTCCAGAAAGTAAAGTAATTATTGATGAGAGAACTGGTACTATAGTAGCTGGAGTAAATATAGAAGTTGAACCTATATTAATCACTCATAAAGATATCACTATAAAAATCGATCCAAACAATACCGTAGCTTTAGGACAAAATGAAATCGATATGAAAGATGGTGGTATTTTAGATCCAGTATCTAATACTTTAAAAATCACAAACAATAAAACAACAGTAGCAAATATAGCAAGAATGCTAAATAAACTTGGAGCAGCACCAAATGATATCATAGCTATTATGCAAAATCTAAAAAGAGCTGGTGCGATTAGTGCTGAATTAGAGGTGATATAA
- a CDS encoding HdrB C-terminal domain-containing protein, which produces MYKIYTNSNNDLFCYFDIIKDALDKVGIQSTLCEKPLGKNYFIIDYDPKDILDEYSRMMDEDNILACEYSSYEIMSKIEKIQYAPKIFLDHLKQERIKYFFEQFNIGVYQGFSDASCSLELVKMLKANIIDFERKYKSCGYNFLNLNTQLAYKCAASVVLDAYDNGCDFLVVENFYSFYMFDKCYKELQAISNRNFEDFYILTFAELANLALGIVPYTLKKHKLKVSLVNENRS; this is translated from the coding sequence ATGTATAAAATCTACACCAATAGCAATAATGATTTATTTTGTTATTTTGATATTATCAAAGATGCTTTAGATAAAGTTGGAATTCAAAGCACATTATGCGAAAAGCCTTTGGGTAAAAATTATTTTATTATTGATTATGATCCAAAAGATATCTTAGATGAATATTCTAGAATGATGGATGAGGATAATATTTTAGCTTGCGAATACAGCTCTTATGAAATTATGAGTAAAATTGAAAAAATCCAATATGCTCCAAAGATTTTTTTAGATCATCTTAAACAAGAACGCATTAAGTATTTTTTTGAGCAATTTAATATAGGTGTATATCAGGGATTTTCAGATGCAAGCTGCTCTTTAGAGCTTGTCAAGATGCTTAAAGCAAATATAATAGATTTTGAAAGAAAATACAAAAGTTGCGGCTATAATTTTTTAAATTTAAACACCCAATTAGCATACAAATGTGCAGCTTCTGTTGTATTAGATGCTTATGATAATGGTTGTGATTTTTTAGTAGTTGAAAATTTTTATTCTTTTTATATGTTTGATAAATGCTATAAAGAATTACAGGCTATTTCAAATAGAAATTTTGAAGATTTTTATATTTTAACCTTTGCAGAGCTTGCAAATTTAGCTCTAGGTATAGTACCATACACTTTAAAAAAACACAAATTAAAAGTGAGTTTAGTCAATGAAAATCGCTCTTGA
- a CDS encoding DUF2325 domain-containing protein, with amino-acid sequence MSVLVIGADEITPIKAVLTNLGAKSIEHWDARNENRVNRKPIPQNTECIVMLTSFLNHNTMKKIKTEAKKRNIPLVCAKRSVSCVYCEYCKVFGLDQTYECAKKA; translated from the coding sequence ATGTCAGTTTTGGTTATCGGAGCGGATGAAATAACCCCAATAAAAGCAGTTTTGACAAACCTAGGTGCAAAAAGCATAGAGCATTGGGATGCTAGAAATGAAAATAGGGTAAATAGAAAACCCATTCCACAAAATACTGAATGTATAGTTATGCTTACTAGTTTTTTAAATCATAATACTATGAAAAAAATCAAGACAGAGGCAAAAAAACGCAATATACCTTTGGTTTGTGCTAAACGCAGTGTAAGTTGTGTATATTGTGAATATTGTAAGGTTTTTGGCCTTGATCAAACCTATGAGTGCGCAAAGAAGGCTTAA
- a CDS encoding thiamine-phosphate kinase: MDKEKFIINAFTNSINGDDGAVVDEYCYSKDLFCEDVHFKRSWMSLEQIGAKAMLVNISDAIVMNATPKYALLGLSLPKCLEMKQVKALQKGLLDSAKEFGVQIIGGDTIADNKINISITIISKVNKRAVFRKGLKKGDLLAFSGKLGESLKGLNILFRGGKLHSNHRFIKPKLRQKFFYDIAKKVRVSMDISDGLNKDLSRMLNLNKLSVKFFKKLDKFSLNSAEEYEILFAFDKKHKAFVQNMAKKHKIKLNIFAKTKIGRYKYYGKEHHF, from the coding sequence ATGGATAAAGAAAAATTTATTATCAATGCTTTTACAAATTCTATTAATGGCGATGATGGCGCTGTTGTAGATGAGTATTGTTATTCTAAAGATTTATTTTGTGAAGATGTGCATTTTAAACGATCTTGGATGAGCTTAGAACAAATTGGAGCAAAGGCTATGCTTGTTAATATTTCTGATGCAATTGTTATGAATGCTACACCAAAGTACGCTCTTTTAGGGCTTTCTTTGCCAAAATGTTTAGAAATGAAGCAGGTTAAAGCTTTGCAAAAAGGCTTGCTAGATAGTGCAAAAGAATTTGGAGTGCAAATTATAGGTGGAGATACCATAGCGGATAATAAAATTAATATTAGTATAACTATTATTTCTAAGGTAAATAAAAGGGCCGTTTTTAGAAAAGGTTTGAAAAAAGGAGATTTACTCGCTTTTAGTGGAAAATTAGGTGAGAGTTTAAAAGGATTGAATATATTATTTCGTGGTGGAAAATTACACTCTAATCATCGTTTTATAAAGCCTAAATTAAGACAAAAATTTTTTTATGATATAGCAAAAAAAGTTAGAGTGAGTATGGATATTTCAGATGGGCTAAATAAAGATCTTTCAAGAATGTTAAATCTTAACAAACTAAGTGTTAAATTTTTTAAAAAATTAGATAAATTTAGCTTAAATAGTGCAGAAGAATATGAAATTTTATTTGCTTTTGATAAAAAACATAAAGCATTTGTACAAAATATGGCAAAAAAGCACAAAATTAAATTAAATATTTTTGCAAAAACTAAAATTGGAAGGTATAAATACTATGGAAAAGAACATCATTTTTAA
- a CDS encoding DUF5644 domain-containing protein: protein MQITLRIFRFDKDSDYLAYYKPYVYDSKNFKSVYDVLSQIKKDDIYFDFEENPESCIKVNQVTIRQRRDLNNIIERFGKELIIEPLDTKRATKDLIMDKSDFLEKLELFKGLIDIHDIELYKQYDFLYYTSEVREFLPEYLGDSFFVFAYKMLLKYPEKAPQFLKLVADEEKGIYYHTKFKNFISSNELDYESYIKELKVMLVKSGLARSIF from the coding sequence ATGCAAATAACTTTAAGAATTTTTCGTTTTGATAAAGATAGTGATTATTTAGCTTATTATAAACCTTATGTTTATGATAGTAAAAATTTTAAAAGTGTTTATGATGTTTTAAGTCAAATTAAAAAAGATGATATATATTTTGATTTTGAAGAAAATCCAGAAAGTTGTATTAAAGTCAATCAAGTTACAATCAGACAAAGAAGAGATTTAAATAATATCATCGAAAGATTTGGTAAAGAACTTATCATAGAACCACTTGATACTAAAAGAGCAACCAAAGATTTAATCATGGACAAAAGTGATTTTTTAGAAAAACTCGAACTTTTTAAAGGGCTTATTGATATACACGATATAGAACTTTATAAACAATATGATTTTTTATATTATACGAGCGAAGTTAGGGAATTTTTACCTGAATATCTTGGCGATAGTTTTTTTGTATTTGCTTATAAAATGCTACTTAAATACCCAGAAAAAGCACCTCAATTTTTAAAATTAGTTGCAGATGAAGAAAAAGGAATTTATTATCACACAAAATTTAAAAATTTTATTTCATCAAACGAGCTTGATTATGAATCTTATATTAAAGAATTAAAAGTTATGCTTGTAAAATCAGGTCTTGCAAGAAGTATTTTTTAA
- a CDS encoding rod-binding protein, with the protein MKVDNYIASKNYSSNLYESITKHNNSYKAAKNYADSAFKNDITHIQALSDEDKALKEQTDAFEAFLIKSVLDISLKQENSLFGKDASDEIYSSMYNDTMSKALSGGLGFSKLLFDYLKERG; encoded by the coding sequence ATGAAAGTTGATAATTATATAGCGAGTAAAAATTATAGTAGCAATCTTTATGAAAGTATCACTAAACACAATAATAGCTACAAAGCTGCTAAAAACTATGCTGATAGTGCTTTTAAAAATGATATCACTCATATTCAAGCACTAAGCGATGAAGATAAGGCTTTAAAAGAGCAAACTGACGCATTTGAAGCTTTTTTAATTAAAAGTGTTTTAGATATTTCTTTAAAACAAGAAAATTCTTTATTTGGAAAAGATGCAAGTGATGAAATTTATTCATCTATGTATAATGATACTATGAGTAAGGCTTTAAGCGGGGGGTTAGGTTTTTCAAAATTATTATTTGATTATTTAAAAGAAAGGGGTTAA
- the flgK gene encoding flagellar hook-associated protein FlgK — protein sequence MGIFDSLYTGVSGIKAAEIQINTTGNNISNANAVFYTRQRAVQSSGMSIDRGGLHLGTGTQIDTIKRLHDEHSYYELKNATTQQNYTNYLGQILQEASQRFPDMQGTGILQDYKNYYDAWNNFASNPSDGASKIDLVNSANVLAQNIQKTLQDLDKMQQTVNEQIRQTVDEINNIGQEIANINKQLENEEVLPTDNANQLRDRRDELELRLSKLVDAVAWKGKSSQDSTLESTMTDSGRYYDLSIQGFSIVNGSSFHPLKLDDNNQNGFYQIYYEVNDENRYDLTSKISGGQLGAQLDLRGRNYDGNHDTYSDGILQEYKDMLNTFTKTLITQTNNVYAQAATEKVNSDDLKGLKPDTSLMSYDRNIQAGSFDLTVYNEKGDPVATRTIKIDVNTTIEDIIKQINADIDDNHDGKPGNDLNDYFKAFYHYDGQSDSGNFQINGLKKGYKISFKDKGTNFPGALNVSSFFNGQDASSINVNSSIRNDPNTLKASSNGVDGNNDIANAMLQLQNQKVNFYNKDGTVDSLTLDGYYRKFTGKIASNAESNSFAHATNMTVFNTAYAEYQSKSGVNTNEELAALIQYQASYGAAAKIVTTVDQMIETLLGLKS from the coding sequence ATGGGAATTTTTGATAGTTTATATACAGGAGTTAGCGGTATAAAAGCCGCTGAAATTCAAATTAATACAACAGGTAATAATATCTCTAATGCAAATGCAGTGTTTTATACAAGACAAAGAGCTGTGCAAAGTTCTGGTATGTCTATTGATAGAGGTGGCTTACACTTAGGAACAGGCACGCAAATTGACACCATAAAAAGATTGCACGATGAACACTCTTATTATGAGTTAAAAAATGCTACTACTCAGCAAAATTATACAAATTATTTAGGACAAATTTTACAAGAAGCAAGTCAAAGATTTCCTGATATGCAAGGAACTGGTATTTTACAAGATTATAAAAATTATTATGATGCATGGAATAATTTTGCTTCCAATCCAAGTGATGGAGCAAGCAAAATAGATCTTGTTAATAGCGCAAATGTATTAGCGCAAAATATACAAAAAACTCTACAAGACCTTGACAAGATGCAGCAAACTGTTAATGAACAAATCAGACAAACTGTGGATGAGATTAATAATATTGGGCAAGAAATTGCAAATATCAACAAACAACTTGAGAATGAAGAGGTATTACCAACTGATAATGCTAATCAATTAAGAGATAGAAGAGATGAGCTTGAGCTTAGACTTTCAAAATTAGTTGATGCAGTAGCTTGGAAAGGAAAAAGCTCTCAAGATAGTACTTTAGAATCCACCATGACTGATTCTGGAAGATATTATGATTTAAGTATTCAAGGTTTTAGTATAGTCAATGGTTCTAGTTTTCATCCTTTAAAATTAGATGATAATAATCAAAATGGTTTTTATCAAATTTATTATGAAGTAAATGATGAAAACCGCTATGATTTAACTAGTAAAATTTCAGGTGGACAACTTGGTGCTCAGCTTGATCTTAGAGGTAGAAATTATGATGGCAATCATGATACTTATAGTGATGGAATATTGCAAGAATATAAAGATATGCTAAATACTTTTACAAAAACCCTCATCACTCAAACTAACAATGTCTATGCTCAAGCAGCAACTGAAAAAGTAAATTCAGATGATTTAAAAGGGTTAAAACCTGACACTTCATTGATGAGTTATGATAGAAATATTCAGGCAGGAAGTTTTGATCTTACAGTATATAACGAAAAAGGTGATCCGGTTGCTACAAGAACTATAAAAATTGATGTTAATACCACTATAGAAGATATTATCAAACAAATCAATGCAGATATAGATGATAACCATGATGGAAAACCTGGTAATGATTTAAATGATTATTTTAAAGCCTTTTATCATTATGATGGACAAAGTGATAGTGGAAATTTCCAAATCAATGGCTTAAAAAAGGGTTATAAAATATCTTTTAAGGACAAAGGTACAAATTTCCCTGGAGCTTTAAATGTTTCATCATTTTTTAATGGTCAAGATGCAAGTAGTATTAATGTAAATTCAAGTATTAGAAATGATCCAAATACTCTTAAAGCAAGCTCAAATGGAGTTGATGGAAACAACGATATTGCTAATGCTATGTTACAACTTCAAAATCAAAAGGTGAATTTTTACAATAAAGATGGTACGGTAGATAGTTTAACATTAGATGGGTATTATAGAAAATTTACAGGTAAAATTGCATCAAATGCAGAAAGTAATAGTTTTGCACATGCTACCAATATGACAGTATTTAACACAGCTTATGCAGAATATCAATCAAAAAGTGGTGTAAACACTAATGAAGAATTAGCAGCACTTATACAATATCAAGCAAGTTATGGAGCTGCAGCTAAGATAGTTACAACCGTAGATCAAATGATTGA
- a CDS encoding flagellar protein FlgN: MVKQYLNETNSILEKLINLTLEDIAQIQAANHKHVSKSVEDKTKLVNDFQIAKKNLDKALVELSNQGNNKGLDELLDDEDKEKLALLKQNLNTLHQKNKEYAKLALIIKNFYDNLLNAMFEQNGTNNAYGDKKTIPDSLFKINV, from the coding sequence ATGGTTAAACAATATTTAAATGAAACAAATTCTATTTTAGAAAAACTCATCAATCTTACTTTAGAAGATATAGCACAAATTCAAGCAGCTAATCATAAACATGTAAGTAAAAGTGTTGAAGATAAAACTAAGCTTGTAAATGACTTCCAAATTGCTAAAAAAAATCTTGACAAGGCTTTAGTAGAACTTAGTAATCAAGGAAACAATAAAGGCTTGGATGAGCTTTTAGATGATGAGGATAAAGAAAAACTTGCTCTTTTAAAGCAAAATTTAAACACCTTACACCAAAAAAATAAAGAATATGCCAAGTTAGCTCTTATTATTAAAAATTTTTATGACAATCTTTTAAATGCAATGTTTGAGCAAAATGGAACAAATAATGCTTATGGTGATAAAAAAACAATTCCGGATTCATTATTTAAGATTAATGTTTAA